Proteins found in one Ptychodera flava strain L36383 chromosome 3, AS_Pfla_20210202, whole genome shotgun sequence genomic segment:
- the LOC139129919 gene encoding acetylcholinesterase-like — MIDEQFVKWAVSVFLQYLGQSTEAVVVQSSPPMPSILSHSAQNKMRYLKIAVSLALISHVASSDPLVEIKTGTLIGTAVEFSHADVDIDRTVNVFRGIPYAEPPVGNLRFRPPQSKTAWHGVHDARDFGPICIQPYNPNLPLDETESEDCLFLNVYAPTTQGEYLPVMVWIHGGAFFTGSGSAKYYSGLALAAIGNVVVVTINYRLGALGFFLTGDNEVSGNYGLLDQMTALQWVQDNIAEFSGDVNKITIFGESAGAISVDFLLLSPLTDGLFHKAILQSGTATIESYPETDAALQNKIAHGLGKVLGCERDTSQELVLCLRAVPADAFRDPSDPATGLIAGEIGEAIDGTPFSPFLDDHFITAKAVDIFRDNAFTRTEVDIMIGNNADEGTFALATSFPHLANETETRLNRSQYEVLFRAFLSGPAKTSTVAQDAVKLMYLDWDTVDSADADYVEALSQMVGDEMFVAPSDVSARGYSESGARVYRYFMTHVPSKSLWRIPWMKAAHGEEIPFVFGYHFLNDLNWALSREEVNMTLKVIKYWTDFARIGTPSTLDGHEEGGEWPAFQIPGLAYKELSLDMESKQALKATECAFWNDYIPKLVQLTESCDTCTSGSQDTTTSKLVIALTVSVLSVICRT; from the exons ATGATAGATGAGCAATTTGTCAAGTGGGCTGTCAGTGTTTTCCTTCAATATTTGGGGCAAAGTACGGAAGCGGTTGTTGTGCAATCGTCCCCACCAATGCCGTCAATATTGTCGCACTCCGCCCAGAACAAAATGCGATACCTTAAAATCGCAGTGTCGCTTGCGCTGATTAGCCATGTCGCCTCTAGCGACCCGCTCGTAGAAATCAAGACCGGGACGTTAATCGGAACCGCCGTCGAATTCTCACACGCGGACGTCGATATCGATCGCACCGTGAACGTCTTCCGAGGGATACCGTACGCGGAGCCACCTGTCGGTAACCTGCGATTTCGACCGCCTCAGAGTAAGACTGCCTGGCACGGAGTTCACGACGCCAGGGACTTCGGGCCAATCTGTATACAACCGTACAACCCCAACCTGCCGCTCGACGAGACGGAGAGCGAGGACTGTCTGTTTTTGAATGTGTACGCACCGACAACACAG GGCGAATATTTACCTGTGATGGTGTGGATTCATGGTGGCGCCTTCTTTACGGGATCAGGGTCTGCCAAATATTACAGTGGCTTGGCCCTGGCAGCAATCGGCAACGTCGTTGTGGTCACCATCAACTACCGTCTGGGGGCGCTAGGCTTCTTCCTGACCG GTGATAACGAAGTCAGCGGTAACTACGGATTACTTGATCAGATGACAGCTTTGCAGTGGGTGCAAGACAACATCGCTG AGTTCTCGGGAGATGTGAACAAGATCACGATATTTGGCGAGAGTGCAGGGGCAATCAGCGTCGATTTTTTGCTGCTCTCGCCTCTTACTGATGGACTCTTCCACAAAGCTATCCTGCAG AGTGGAACGGCAACTATTGAGAGTTACCCCGAAACAGATGCAGCGTTGCAGAACAAGATAGCTCACGGCCTCGGTAAAGTCCTCGGGTGCGAGAGAGACACTTCCCAGGAATTAGTTCTGTGTCTCCGTGCTGTGCCAGCCGATGCTTTCAGAGATCCAAGCGATCCGGCTACG GGACTTATTGCTGGAGAAATCGGAGAAGCGATTGACGGAACGCCATTCTCACCATTTCTCGACGACCACTTCATCACGGCGAAAGCCGTCGACATCTTCCGTGACAACGCCTTCACCAGGACGGAAGTCGACATCATGATCGGCAACAACGCTGACGAGGGGACGTTCGCATTGGCAACGTCTTTCCCTCACTTGGCGAACGAAACGGAGACAAGGTTGAACAGATCGCAGTACGAAGTACTCTTCCGGGCCTTCCTCTCCGGTCCCGCCAAGACCAGCACGGTAGCTCAGGACGCAGTCAAGCTCATGTACCTAGACTGGGACACTGTCGACTCGGCCGATGCCGACTACGTGGAGGCGCTCTCGCAAATGGTCGGCGACGAGATGTTTGTCGCTCCGTCGGACGTATCGGCGCGTGGCTACTCGGAGAGCGGAGCCCGAGTGTACCGCTATTTCATGACACACGTCCCGTCGAAGTCGCTATGGCGAATCCCATGGATGAAAGCGGCCCACGGAGAAGAGATACCTTTCGTATTTGGCTATCACTTTTTGAACGACCTTAACTGGGCTTTATCGCGGGAAGAAGTAAATATGACTCTCAAAGTGATAAAATATTGGACCGATTTTGCGAGAATTGG AACTCCATCAACCCTCGATGGCCATGAGGAAGGTGGCGAATGGCCAGCTTTCCAGATACCGGGACTGGCGTACAAGGAATTATCGTTGGACATGGAAAGCAAGCAGGCACTCAAAGCCACTGAATGTGCATTCTGGAACGATTACATCCCGAAGCTTGTTCAACTgacag AGAGCTGCGATACTTGCACCAGCGGCAGCCAAGACACGACTACATCGAAGCTGGTCATCGCGTTAACAGTGTCTGTACTATCGGTTATCTGTAGAACCTGA